The following are from one region of the Nostoc cf. commune SO-36 genome:
- a CDS encoding red chlorophyll catabolite reductase, with product MFEQLWSLTNELRQKIDARFELHPDPSVENLQQYSSLDGNIKGSLAAFSGKEIDWLVHSWLRNPEKSNFSTMRLTTWLKSHIQVPHLAFEFGTLPNGNILFYIDYIARTELLTDLEYLDRYYEPVNQTFLKLQEDSRLQVFTSKSLYLRLFQSPVKLCYTGAPTFDTLELTRTLAHETLDRWLTWVNAAEPVPEDARTALASRDLALRRNGAERDPGNKFVAQILGSELADKLVRSLWGGVGVSPP from the coding sequence GTGTTTGAACAGTTGTGGAGTTTGACAAACGAACTCCGTCAGAAAATAGACGCTCGTTTTGAATTACATCCAGACCCTTCTGTAGAAAATTTACAGCAATACAGCAGTCTTGATGGGAATATCAAGGGTTCGCTCGCCGCTTTTTCCGGGAAAGAAATTGACTGGCTAGTGCATTCGTGGCTACGAAATCCTGAAAAATCAAACTTTAGTACTATGCGTCTCACCACTTGGCTGAAGTCGCATATTCAAGTTCCTCATTTGGCCTTTGAGTTTGGCACACTTCCAAATGGAAATATTTTATTTTATATAGATTACATTGCCCGAACTGAGCTTTTAACCGATTTAGAATATCTCGATCGCTATTATGAGCCAGTTAATCAAACATTCTTAAAATTACAAGAAGATTCGCGCCTCCAAGTGTTTACCAGCAAAAGTCTGTATCTTCGATTATTTCAATCACCTGTTAAATTGTGCTACACTGGCGCACCTACTTTTGATACCCTCGAACTAACGCGCACACTTGCACACGAAACACTCGATCGCTGGCTAACTTGGGTAAATGCAGCTGAACCTGTGCCAGAAGATGCACGCACCGCTTTAGCATCTCGTGATTTGGCGCTACGCCGTAATGGTGCTGAACGTGATCCAGGTAATAAATTTGTCGCACAGATACTTGGATCTGAGTTGGCAGATAAACTTGTGCGATCGCTCTGGGGTGGCGTAGGCGTTAGCCCGCCGTAG
- a CDS encoding NmrA family NAD(P)-binding protein, which translates to MSNLGDRTESNTDKVLLIGVTGGTGGNVVKGFLEQKVTNLRVITREIDLNRPTLAKLNDAGVELVKANLDDKISLIEAFTGISAVYCHATSADSAKIDPLEVERARRVAQVAKQADIKHFVYNSAGGADRNSGIPRIEQKYQVEKILKEAGLPTTMLRACLFMEEFWKKYTRPSILKGSFPFSIQPNKPLHLITTKDMGRVAAYVIKHPTKYIGQEIELAGDVLTPLQMAEAFSQAQEMKVVYKETPAWIFLLLLQKELFDLIQWYRKQGYQADVWHLREEEFPGILTTFREFLAETNWANPELTYESL; encoded by the coding sequence ATGTCAAATTTGGGCGATCGCACAGAGTCAAACACTGATAAAGTTTTACTCATCGGAGTTACTGGCGGCACAGGTGGAAATGTCGTTAAGGGATTTCTCGAACAGAAAGTTACCAACCTGCGAGTTATCACTAGAGAAATTGACCTTAATCGTCCAACTCTTGCAAAACTCAACGATGCCGGAGTTGAACTGGTAAAAGCCAACCTCGACGATAAAATCTCCCTCATAGAAGCCTTTACGGGAATTTCGGCTGTTTACTGCCACGCTACTTCTGCGGACTCTGCTAAAATTGACCCGCTAGAGGTGGAGAGAGCAAGGCGAGTTGCACAAGTAGCTAAACAGGCTGACATTAAGCACTTTGTCTACAATTCCGCAGGTGGAGCAGATAGGAATTCCGGAATTCCCCGCATTGAGCAAAAGTATCAAGTAGAGAAAATTCTCAAAGAAGCTGGCTTACCAACTACCATGTTGCGAGCTTGCTTGTTTATGGAAGAGTTTTGGAAGAAGTACACGCGGCCTTCCATCCTCAAAGGTAGTTTCCCATTTTCCATTCAACCAAACAAGCCCCTTCATTTAATTACAACAAAGGACATGGGCCGCGTTGCTGCTTACGTAATTAAACATCCCACTAAGTATATTGGTCAAGAAATTGAGTTAGCTGGCGATGTGCTAACTCCTCTTCAGATGGCAGAGGCATTTTCCCAAGCACAGGAGATGAAAGTTGTCTACAAAGAGACACCCGCCTGGATTTTCTTACTCTTGCTACAAAAGGAACTGTTCGATTTGATTCAGTGGTATCGCAAGCAAGGTTATCAAGCCGATGTCTGGCATTTACGAGAAGAAGAGTTTCCTGGAATTCTGACCACATTTAGGGAATTTTTGGCAGAAACCAACTGGGCAAATCCGGAACTCACCTACGAAAGTCTGTGA